One genomic segment of Kiritimatiella glycovorans includes these proteins:
- the dapF gene encoding diaminopimelate epimerase, whose protein sequence is MNIDFWKMHGAGNDFILIDDREGGFPADDPQLIAEMARRRTGIGSEGLILIQRSGEADLRMRFFNPDGGEVEMCGNGARCFARLAFDLGAAPRAMEFETVAGRLGAEVLEDGSVRLRMTEPSGWVLDGRLEVEGEELRYDFVNTGVPHVVLTVEDLDDVDLEGTGAAVRYHPQFAPAGTNVNFMQGCDGNTLCVRTYERGVEGESGACGTGIVACGLTAARHGLTSLPVTVRAGSGDLLEVDRREENECGPRVTLTGPAVYVYRGRWRPSPRQNKHF, encoded by the coding sequence ATGAATATCGACTTCTGGAAAATGCACGGCGCGGGTAATGACTTCATCCTGATCGACGACCGGGAGGGAGGTTTTCCTGCGGACGATCCGCAGCTTATCGCGGAGATGGCCCGACGCCGCACGGGGATCGGCAGCGAGGGCCTGATCCTGATTCAGCGCTCCGGTGAGGCCGACCTCAGGATGCGTTTTTTCAATCCCGACGGGGGCGAGGTGGAGATGTGCGGCAATGGAGCGCGGTGTTTCGCGCGCCTTGCCTTCGACCTGGGGGCGGCGCCGCGCGCGATGGAATTCGAAACGGTCGCCGGGCGGCTCGGCGCCGAAGTGCTCGAAGACGGGAGCGTGCGGCTGCGCATGACCGAACCCTCCGGATGGGTGCTCGACGGGCGCCTCGAGGTAGAGGGAGAGGAGTTGCGCTATGATTTCGTCAATACCGGCGTGCCGCACGTGGTCCTGACGGTGGAGGATCTCGACGACGTGGATCTGGAAGGCACGGGGGCGGCCGTACGGTACCATCCGCAGTTCGCCCCCGCGGGCACCAACGTGAACTTCATGCAGGGGTGCGACGGCAACACGCTGTGCGTACGCACCTACGAGCGCGGCGTCGAAGGCGAGTCCGGCGCGTGCGGCACCGGCATCGTGGCCTGCGGGTTGACCGCGGCGCGGCACGGATTGACGTCCCTGCCCGTCACGGTCCGCGCGGGAAGCGGCGACCTCCTCGAGGTGGACCGCCGTGAGGAAAACGAATGCGGGCCGCGCGTGACGCTGACCGGCCCCGCCGTCTACGTGTACCGGGGTCGCTGGAGGCCGAGTCCGCGGCAGAATAAGCATTTTTGA
- a CDS encoding tetratricopeptide repeat protein, with product MESATGSQGSRVWRGVAAALVFITLAVSAEAQSVSSMSTSQLISQAESMLAEKRYGQLPEYLNEIITRLSEIESEDARGTLDFARFRLGEAYFFTEQYDKAVTTFETYLKEMPKGQWRQSASIYTAEAHAMRQNWQGIIDALEPVMAEAAELSEKRRRLASLLIGQANFKLEQWGEAYPALRYAMDHAERDEVRRNATVMAVTCLVRLDRFDELSRLLPRVYQSDARYDVALNIALMEGGARKYDAEQYMEALLLYRLVFLKSELLDRLKADMAANKKIVEEKFRAGAGKDYDRYKERKRRAERELETQQEQLRELQDIPDYDIDIRMRIAQTYDGMKRHWPAYLLYRSIYRNHPDHQLAETARYATFSSLLGLKLEERAVEEGIAYLDDHPRGEYWEQVSLNLTRLHMKNGDFERALAMAGRALEERPRHSDRDELLYLTGFSHFKQGDYEKAIGQFAEVSEDHPGSSFAEPAGYWHGMCLLYRGKYPEARAQFASFIDTYPDSRFAQDATYRLGVCYYGEGEIEQAEETFSQFIEKYPLSDLLSEAYAMRADIEASRGEVEAAYEDYVKARENAKHAYQVSYAVFRSAKLYEMEGRYEEIIEIMNGYLERWGEEADVAEAAYWIGKARREQGNPAGALEAYLDAITRFGDDQSNYGVDLIIDDIVNRTSEFEGSEGYEQFLRELEFKLRRMGGDKRTLKLRLQTLFAQTTDSDDKREQYMQQILQPELIDEAAPSTLALMSRAAYARGKYDLVQKAYTEFRERHEASDLFLDAMLARAGVHMVDEEFDKAEPLLNDILDRYGYVADTGEAQKMLADVYREKGQYEQAVENYKKIFSVPAWGGEMKPEALYWMGVSHFENGDVRKAFGFFQRVYVLYEAYPQWAARAYLKSARCLKIMGKQSEALATYREMLNKREVYAGLPEYEEALELRDELQAELPESTAEEASEES from the coding sequence ATGGAATCAGCAACAGGCAGTCAGGGAAGCCGCGTATGGAGGGGCGTTGCCGCCGCTCTGGTGTTCATCACGCTCGCCGTCTCCGCCGAAGCGCAGTCGGTTTCGAGCATGTCGACCAGCCAGCTCATCTCGCAGGCGGAGTCGATGCTGGCGGAAAAAAGGTACGGTCAGCTTCCCGAATACCTGAATGAGATCATCACCCGTCTCAGCGAGATCGAGAGCGAGGATGCGCGCGGCACGCTGGACTTCGCACGCTTCCGGCTCGGCGAGGCGTACTTCTTCACCGAACAGTACGACAAGGCGGTCACCACCTTTGAGACGTATCTCAAGGAGATGCCGAAGGGTCAATGGCGGCAGTCGGCCAGCATCTACACCGCCGAGGCCCACGCCATGCGGCAGAACTGGCAGGGGATTATCGATGCCCTCGAGCCCGTCATGGCCGAAGCCGCGGAGCTTTCCGAAAAGCGCAGACGACTCGCGAGCCTGCTGATCGGCCAGGCGAATTTCAAGCTGGAGCAGTGGGGCGAGGCCTATCCCGCGCTTCGCTACGCGATGGACCATGCCGAGCGCGATGAAGTGCGGCGCAATGCCACCGTGATGGCGGTCACCTGTCTCGTGCGTCTCGACCGGTTCGACGAGCTCAGCCGCCTCCTGCCCAGGGTTTACCAGTCCGACGCCCGCTACGACGTGGCGCTGAATATCGCCCTGATGGAAGGCGGGGCGCGCAAATACGACGCCGAGCAGTACATGGAGGCGCTGCTTCTCTACCGGCTCGTGTTCCTCAAGTCGGAACTGCTCGATCGCCTCAAGGCCGACATGGCCGCAAATAAAAAAATCGTGGAGGAAAAGTTCCGGGCCGGCGCGGGCAAGGATTACGATCGGTACAAAGAGCGCAAGCGGCGCGCGGAACGGGAACTCGAAACGCAGCAGGAGCAGCTCCGGGAGCTGCAGGACATCCCCGATTACGATATCGATATCCGCATGCGCATCGCCCAGACCTACGACGGGATGAAGCGTCACTGGCCCGCCTACCTGCTCTACCGTTCCATCTACCGCAACCACCCCGACCACCAGCTCGCCGAGACCGCGCGCTATGCGACGTTTTCCTCTCTGCTCGGCCTGAAGCTCGAAGAGCGCGCCGTCGAGGAGGGCATCGCCTATCTGGACGATCATCCGCGCGGCGAATACTGGGAGCAGGTTTCGCTCAATCTTACGCGCCTGCACATGAAGAACGGCGACTTCGAGCGGGCTTTGGCGATGGCGGGGCGCGCCCTGGAGGAACGCCCGCGGCATTCCGACCGCGACGAGCTGCTCTACCTGACGGGCTTCAGCCATTTCAAGCAGGGCGATTACGAGAAGGCGATCGGGCAGTTCGCGGAGGTCAGCGAAGATCACCCCGGCAGCTCGTTCGCCGAACCCGCCGGGTACTGGCACGGGATGTGTCTGCTCTACCGCGGCAAATATCCGGAGGCGCGTGCGCAATTCGCTTCGTTCATCGACACCTACCCCGACAGCCGGTTCGCGCAGGACGCCACCTACCGCCTGGGCGTCTGTTATTACGGCGAGGGCGAGATCGAACAGGCGGAGGAAACCTTCTCGCAGTTCATCGAGAAGTATCCGCTCAGCGACCTGCTCTCCGAGGCCTACGCCATGCGCGCCGATATCGAAGCCTCCCGCGGCGAGGTCGAGGCCGCGTACGAGGATTACGTCAAGGCGCGCGAAAACGCGAAACACGCCTACCAGGTCAGCTATGCCGTCTTCCGCAGCGCGAAGCTGTACGAGATGGAAGGCCGCTACGAAGAGATCATCGAGATCATGAACGGCTACCTGGAGCGCTGGGGCGAGGAAGCGGATGTCGCCGAGGCGGCGTACTGGATCGGCAAGGCGCGCCGTGAGCAGGGCAATCCGGCCGGGGCGCTGGAGGCCTATCTCGACGCGATTACGCGCTTCGGCGACGATCAGAGCAATTACGGCGTGGACCTGATCATCGACGATATCGTCAACCGCACATCCGAGTTCGAGGGCAGCGAGGGTTATGAGCAATTCCTCAGGGAACTGGAATTCAAACTCCGCCGCATGGGCGGGGACAAGAGGACGCTGAAACTGCGGCTGCAGACGCTTTTCGCTCAGACCACCGACTCGGACGACAAACGCGAACAGTATATGCAGCAGATCCTGCAGCCGGAGCTGATCGACGAGGCCGCCCCGTCCACGCTCGCGCTCATGAGCCGTGCCGCCTATGCGCGCGGGAAGTACGACCTGGTGCAGAAGGCCTACACCGAGTTCAGGGAGCGGCACGAGGCCTCGGATCTCTTCCTCGATGCCATGCTCGCCCGCGCGGGCGTCCACATGGTGGACGAGGAATTCGACAAGGCGGAACCGCTGCTGAACGACATCCTCGACCGCTACGGGTACGTCGCCGACACCGGCGAGGCCCAGAAGATGCTGGCCGATGTCTACCGGGAGAAGGGCCAGTACGAACAGGCCGTCGAGAATTATAAGAAGATCTTCTCCGTCCCGGCCTGGGGTGGCGAGATGAAGCCCGAGGCCCTGTACTGGATGGGTGTCAGCCACTTTGAAAACGGTGACGTGCGCAAGGCGTTCGGCTTCTTCCAGCGCGTGTACGTGCTGTACGAAGCCTATCCCCAGTGGGCGGCGCGGGCCTACCTCAAGAGCGCGCGCTGTCTCAAAATTATGGGCAAACAATCCGAGGCCCTCGCCACGTACAGGGAAATGCTGAACAAGCGTGAAGTCTACGCCGGACTGCCTGAGTACGAGGAGGCGCTGGAGCTGCGGGACGAGCTGCAGGCCGAGCTGCCGGAGTCGACGGCTGAAGAGGCGTCGGAGGAATCGTAA
- a CDS encoding MotA/TolQ/ExbB proton channel family protein: MYKTKDTRRMTKAFFAVMALVLFAAAAAWAQEEGAAAEDPEKMLTLWDMIKAGGWAMVPLLLCSLATVTFIVQNALVLSEKKMLRPDLVPGLKRKMADKDLAGVKEVCSSERSLLTDVLGAGLERCGGADDLEMENVKEAIDEAGTEQMATYMKPINYLSIIGAVSPMLGLLGTVIGMVKAFQTIGTQGMGRPEMLAANIGEALITTATGLIIAIPAMLFYFFFRNNFTKYMATMGRTVGGMLDALCTGRVPEEEGLEEAAAEGETETA, translated from the coding sequence ATGTACAAGACGAAAGATACCCGACGGATGACGAAAGCGTTCTTCGCCGTGATGGCCCTGGTCCTGTTTGCGGCGGCAGCGGCCTGGGCGCAGGAGGAGGGCGCGGCGGCCGAAGATCCCGAAAAGATGCTGACGCTCTGGGACATGATCAAGGCCGGCGGCTGGGCGATGGTCCCGCTGCTGCTCTGCTCGCTCGCCACGGTCACGTTCATCGTCCAGAACGCCCTCGTGCTGAGCGAGAAGAAAATGCTGCGCCCGGACCTCGTGCCCGGCCTGAAGCGCAAAATGGCCGACAAGGATCTCGCCGGCGTGAAGGAAGTCTGCAGCAGCGAACGTTCCCTGCTCACCGATGTGCTCGGGGCGGGTCTTGAGCGGTGCGGCGGAGCGGACGACCTCGAGATGGAAAACGTCAAAGAGGCTATTGACGAGGCCGGAACCGAACAGATGGCCACCTACATGAAACCGATCAACTACCTCTCGATCATCGGCGCGGTCTCGCCGATGCTCGGACTGCTCGGTACGGTGATCGGTATGGTCAAGGCGTTCCAGACGATCGGCACCCAGGGGATGGGCCGGCCCGAAATGCTGGCGGCCAATATCGGGGAGGCCCTCATCACGACGGCCACGGGCCTGATCATCGCCATTCCCGCCATGCTGTTCTATTTCTTTTTCCGCAACAACTTCACCAAGTATATGGCCACGATGGGGCGCACCGTGGGCGGCATGCTCGACGCGCTGTGCACCGGCCGCGTTCCGGAAGAGGAGGGACTCGAGGAAGCCGCCGCGGAGGGCGAAACGGAGACCGCGTAA
- a CDS encoding ExbD/TolR family protein codes for MKFTMPKGEEAEVQMAPMIDMVFLLLIFFMVASQLNEMNKIDVDLPVAEDSAIPEDQSGRRLISVKETGQVFAGLNPVSLERLTEIVKQELEINPQVRFFIRADEQVRHGEVKKVMKTCAEAGAADLIFATYQSE; via the coding sequence ATGAAATTCACGATGCCCAAAGGAGAAGAGGCCGAGGTGCAGATGGCACCGATGATCGATATGGTGTTTCTGCTGCTCATCTTCTTTATGGTGGCCTCTCAGCTCAACGAGATGAACAAGATCGACGTCGACCTGCCCGTGGCCGAGGATTCGGCCATACCGGAAGACCAGTCGGGGCGGCGGCTGATTTCGGTCAAGGAGACCGGACAGGTCTTCGCCGGACTGAATCCGGTGTCGCTGGAACGGCTTACCGAAATCGTGAAGCAGGAACTGGAGATTAATCCGCAGGTCCGCTTCTTCATCCGCGCCGACGAACAGGTGCGCCACGGTGAAGTGAAAAAAGTGATGAAGACCTGCGCCGAGGCCGGGGCGGCCGACCTCATCTTCGCGACCTACCAATCGGAGTAA
- a CDS encoding ExbD/TolR family protein: protein MDIREMLDEKPELQIAPLIDVVFLLLIYFMVSASLIKQEAELGVTLPGKVEQTEEVEMPDEQVIMINGSGKVLLNNREYGNVDSREMPELVATLGRYRQASEALNTKAFVTVQAADEALHQRVVDVMNACAAAGIKNLTFGIQ, encoded by the coding sequence ATGGATATTCGTGAAATGCTCGATGAGAAGCCGGAGCTGCAGATCGCGCCGCTGATCGATGTGGTCTTCCTGCTGCTCATCTACTTCATGGTCAGCGCCTCGCTCATCAAACAGGAGGCCGAACTCGGGGTGACCCTGCCCGGCAAGGTCGAGCAGACCGAAGAAGTCGAGATGCCCGACGAGCAGGTGATCATGATCAACGGCTCGGGCAAGGTGCTGCTCAACAATCGCGAATACGGCAATGTCGACTCCCGCGAAATGCCCGAGCTGGTGGCAACGCTCGGCCGCTACCGCCAGGCGTCAGAGGCCCTCAACACCAAGGCTTTCGTGACGGTCCAGGCGGCGGATGAGGCGCTCCACCAGCGGGTGGTCGATGTGATGAACGCCTGCGCCGCGGCGGGGATCAAAAACCTTACATTCGGTATTCAGTAA
- a CDS encoding NAD(+)/NADH kinase → MKPESIGIVANLQRADAESVLGRLETRAAERGLALLADPDTAACMAAAESVPAGDLARRADVLFAMGGDGTVLYAARLLCGSDTPILGLNLGSLGFLTTVGEEAVEQAVDALCEGACTIEERAALACELEVPGDDEPARARALNDVVVGWGASSSIVSLDLSVDGEHIATFMCDGLIVSTPTGSTGHSLSAGGPILYPGSPVFAINVICPHTLSSRPLVIPDRSTISIRVGESAKPLVLSIDGRDHPGDITPGCTLHVRRAKCGVRFVHLEEYSYFKLLSQKLHWRGSSI, encoded by the coding sequence ATGAAGCCTGAGAGCATCGGTATTGTAGCGAACCTGCAGCGCGCCGACGCGGAATCCGTGCTCGGCCGGCTCGAGACCCGTGCGGCAGAGCGCGGACTGGCCCTGCTGGCAGACCCCGATACGGCAGCATGCATGGCGGCGGCCGAATCCGTGCCGGCCGGGGACCTGGCCCGGCGCGCGGATGTCCTGTTCGCGATGGGCGGGGACGGCACGGTGCTCTACGCGGCACGCCTCCTGTGCGGTTCGGATACGCCGATCCTGGGACTCAACCTCGGCAGCCTCGGATTTCTGACCACGGTGGGCGAAGAGGCGGTGGAACAGGCCGTCGACGCCCTCTGCGAGGGGGCCTGCACAATCGAGGAACGCGCCGCCCTCGCCTGCGAACTTGAAGTGCCCGGCGACGACGAGCCCGCCCGCGCGCGCGCGCTGAACGACGTGGTGGTCGGCTGGGGCGCTTCGTCGAGCATCGTCTCGCTCGATCTCAGCGTGGACGGGGAACACATCGCCACGTTCATGTGCGACGGTCTGATCGTGTCGACGCCCACGGGAAGCACGGGGCATTCGCTCTCCGCGGGCGGACCGATCCTCTACCCCGGCTCGCCCGTGTTCGCGATCAACGTGATCTGCCCCCACACCCTGAGCAGCCGCCCGCTGGTCATCCCGGACCGGAGCACGATTTCAATCCGGGTGGGTGAGTCGGCCAAGCCCCTCGTGCTTTCAATCGACGGGCGCGATCACCCCGGAGACATCACCCCCGGCTGCACCCTGCATGTGCGCCGCGCGAAATGCGGCGTCCGTTTCGTCCACCTGGAAGAATACAGCTACTTCAAACTGCTCAGCCAGAAACTCCACTGGAGAGGATCGTCGATCTGA
- a CDS encoding TlyA family RNA methyltransferase, translating into MKKPRLDQLLVERGLAQSRERARRLIIAGEVRVGGVPVTKPGRPVMPDAEIEVAARERYVGRGAYKLEHALHAFDLEVTDRTALDVGASTGGFTDCLLQHGARRVYAVDVGYGQLDYRLRQDPRVVVMERVHARYLQPDALPERVGFICVDVSFISLTLILPAVIPLASPGTWMVTLIKPQFEARRGQVARGGVVRDESVRKDTIERVRRFGQDQPGCRWIDCVPSPVRGPAGNVEYLALWTLEGDHAQDTTAKGGGDEA; encoded by the coding sequence ATGAAAAAACCGCGTCTTGATCAACTTCTCGTCGAACGGGGGCTGGCGCAGAGCCGGGAGCGGGCCCGGCGCCTCATCATCGCCGGCGAGGTCAGGGTCGGAGGCGTCCCGGTCACAAAACCGGGACGGCCCGTCATGCCGGACGCGGAGATCGAGGTCGCCGCGCGCGAGCGGTACGTCGGGCGCGGCGCCTACAAACTGGAACATGCGCTGCACGCGTTCGACCTCGAGGTCACGGACCGCACGGCGCTGGATGTCGGCGCCTCGACCGGCGGGTTCACCGACTGCCTGCTCCAGCACGGCGCACGGCGCGTGTACGCCGTGGATGTCGGCTACGGCCAGCTCGACTATCGGCTCCGGCAGGACCCGCGCGTGGTCGTCATGGAACGCGTCCACGCCCGCTACCTGCAACCGGACGCCCTCCCGGAACGGGTGGGGTTCATCTGCGTGGACGTCTCCTTTATCTCGCTGACCCTTATTCTGCCCGCGGTCATCCCCCTCGCCTCGCCCGGCACGTGGATGGTCACCCTGATCAAGCCGCAATTCGAGGCGCGTCGCGGTCAGGTCGCGCGCGGCGGCGTCGTGCGCGACGAGTCGGTCCGGAAGGATACCATTGAACGCGTCCGGCGTTTCGGTCAGGATCAGCCCGGTTGCCGCTGGATCGACTGCGTGCCTTCGCCGGTGCGCGGCCCCGCGGGGAATGTCGAATACCTGGCCCTGTGGACGCTGGAGGGCGACCACGCGCAGGACACGACCGCAAAGGGAGGGGGAGATGAAGCCTGA
- the hemW gene encoding radical SAM family heme chaperone HemW: MPGLYIHIPFCLRKCPYCDFYSIPLRDGRIADRYLNALGRELRLLAAEFRPATVYVGGGTPTALEPEQLRRLFRMLHEHAGAADAEEVTCEANPGTMERETLDALLESGVNRISVGVQSFCNAALKKLGRVHSAEQAWEACRRARSAGFGNMSIDLIGAVPGVRRRDLRETVDRVLDLRPEHISFYLLSFEEGTLFHRLRERGAIAECEEEEQVRRFDYVRGKLRRTGYRHYEISNFAVPGFESRHNLLYWDGEAYAGCGAAAHSFLQGERRANVRDLETYLRRLEEGAAPVAESDVIRPEARARELLVMGLRKIGGVERETFRETTGYDYWSLCGPEITDLARRNLLEVDRERIRLTGEALLISDTVFAELI; encoded by the coding sequence ATGCCCGGACTCTACATTCACATCCCCTTCTGTCTGCGGAAGTGCCCGTACTGCGACTTCTATTCGATCCCGCTCCGGGACGGACGCATCGCGGATCGGTACCTCAACGCGCTCGGGCGGGAACTGCGCCTGCTGGCCGCGGAGTTCAGGCCCGCGACGGTCTACGTCGGAGGAGGGACGCCGACCGCGCTCGAACCCGAACAGCTCCGCCGCCTCTTCCGGATGCTGCACGAACACGCCGGGGCGGCCGATGCGGAGGAGGTTACCTGCGAGGCGAATCCCGGCACGATGGAGCGCGAGACGCTCGATGCGCTCCTCGAGTCGGGGGTCAACCGGATCTCGGTCGGAGTGCAGTCATTCTGCAACGCCGCGCTCAAGAAACTGGGGCGGGTGCACAGCGCGGAACAGGCGTGGGAAGCCTGCCGCCGGGCGCGCTCGGCGGGGTTCGGCAACATGAGCATCGACCTCATCGGCGCCGTGCCGGGCGTCCGCAGGCGGGACCTGCGCGAGACGGTCGACAGGGTGCTGGACCTGCGGCCGGAGCATATCTCCTTCTACCTGCTCAGCTTCGAGGAGGGCACGCTGTTTCACCGGCTGCGGGAACGGGGCGCGATCGCGGAATGCGAAGAGGAGGAACAGGTCCGGCGGTTCGATTATGTGCGCGGAAAGCTTCGCCGCACCGGGTACCGTCATTACGAAATATCGAACTTCGCCGTCCCGGGGTTCGAAAGCCGGCACAACCTCCTGTACTGGGACGGGGAGGCCTATGCCGGCTGCGGAGCGGCGGCCCATTCCTTCCTGCAGGGCGAGCGTCGCGCCAACGTGCGCGACCTGGAAACCTATCTCCGGAGGCTGGAGGAAGGGGCTGCGCCGGTCGCCGAAAGCGATGTGATCCGGCCCGAAGCCCGGGCCCGCGAGCTGCTGGTCATGGGCCTGCGCAAGATCGGCGGCGTCGAGCGCGAGACCTTCCGGGAAACGACCGGCTACGACTACTGGAGTCTCTGCGGGCCGGAAATCACCGACCTCGCGCGCCGGAATCTGCTGGAGGTCGACCGCGAACGGATACGCCTGACCGGCGAAGCGCTGCTGATCAGCGACACCGTTTTCGCAGAGCTCATCTGA
- the rpmB gene encoding 50S ribosomal protein L28 has product MAKVCEHCGKGPTTGNRIIRKGLAKKKGGIGLHTTAVTRRRFMPNLQKIRVRENGGVVTRRICTACIRAGRIEKA; this is encoded by the coding sequence ATGGCCAAAGTATGTGAACATTGCGGCAAGGGTCCGACTACGGGCAACCGCATTATACGCAAGGGTTTAGCTAAAAAGAAGGGCGGCATCGGGCTGCACACGACCGCCGTGACGCGGAGGCGGTTCATGCCGAACCTCCAGAAAATCCGGGTCCGCGAGAACGGCGGGGTTGTGACGCGCCGGATCTGCACCGCCTGTATCCGGGCGGGCCGGATCGAAAAGGCGTGA
- a CDS encoding citrate synthase, with amino-acid sequence MDNPRELGQARLSLDDTQISFPVIEGSEGERAVDIRKLRKETGLITYDPGFVNTGSCCSRVTFINGEEGILRYRGYDIEDLAEKCEFIDVAYLLVHGALPTEDEHRKFSRLLNEHSMIHEDMRHHFSFYPERAHPMAVLSAMVVSLSTFYPELEEGWDEETDITVCRLLSKLRTIAAFSYKKFIGEPIVQPKAGLKYTENFLNMMFNSPVSEFEVDPIIARALNKLLILHADHEQNCSASVVRMVGSAEANLYASISAGICALWGPLHGGANQHVIEMLEYIRSEENGDVSKVLERAKDKSDPFRMMGFGHRVYKAYDPRARVAKRICREVLNHLGHEDPLLDIAVELEQAALEDEYFKERNLYPNVDFYTGLTYRAIGIPTNMFTVMFAIGRIPGWIAQWQEMREDPHSRIGRPRQVYIGPTSDETSPIQM; translated from the coding sequence ATGGATAATCCCAGAGAACTCGGCCAGGCCCGACTCAGCCTGGATGATACGCAAATCAGTTTTCCGGTGATCGAGGGCTCCGAGGGCGAGCGGGCGGTCGATATCCGCAAACTGCGCAAGGAGACCGGGCTGATTACCTACGATCCCGGGTTCGTCAACACGGGGTCCTGCTGCAGCCGGGTCACGTTCATCAACGGGGAAGAGGGTATCCTCCGCTACCGCGGATACGACATCGAGGACCTGGCGGAAAAATGCGAATTCATCGATGTCGCCTACCTCCTCGTGCACGGGGCGCTGCCCACGGAAGACGAGCACCGCAAATTCAGCCGTCTGCTCAACGAGCACTCCATGATCCATGAGGATATGCGCCATCATTTCAGTTTCTACCCGGAGCGGGCGCACCCGATGGCGGTGCTCTCCGCCATGGTGGTCTCGCTCTCCACCTTCTATCCCGAGCTTGAGGAGGGCTGGGACGAGGAAACCGACATCACTGTCTGCCGCCTGCTGTCCAAGCTCCGCACCATCGCCGCCTTCTCCTATAAGAAATTCATCGGCGAGCCGATCGTGCAGCCTAAGGCGGGCCTCAAGTATACCGAGAATTTTCTGAACATGATGTTCAACTCGCCGGTGAGCGAGTTCGAAGTCGATCCGATTATCGCCCGTGCGCTGAACAAACTGCTGATTCTCCACGCCGATCACGAGCAGAACTGCTCGGCGTCGGTGGTGCGGATGGTCGGCAGCGCGGAGGCCAACCTCTACGCCTCCATCTCGGCCGGCATCTGCGCCCTGTGGGGGCCGCTGCACGGCGGCGCCAACCAGCACGTGATCGAGATGCTCGAGTACATCCGCAGCGAGGAGAACGGAGACGTGTCCAAGGTGCTGGAGCGCGCCAAGGACAAGTCGGATCCCTTCCGGATGATGGGCTTCGGCCACCGGGTCTACAAGGCGTACGATCCCCGCGCCCGGGTGGCGAAACGCATCTGCCGTGAAGTCCTGAATCACCTGGGTCATGAAGACCCGCTGCTTGATATCGCGGTGGAACTCGAACAGGCGGCGCTGGAGGATGAGTATTTCAAGGAACGTAACCTCTACCCGAACGTGGATTTTTATACCGGCCTTACCTATCGCGCGATCGGCATCCCGACGAACATGTTTACGGTCATGTTCGCGATCGGAAGAATCCCGGGATGGATTGCGCAGTGGCAGGAAATGCGCGAAGATCCGCATAGCCGCATCGGAAGGCCGCGGCAGGTTTACATCGGTCCCACATCGGACGAAACCAGCCCGATTCAGATGTAA
- a CDS encoding TPR end-of-group domain-containing protein yields MNKDEKARHDDQVECAFLEAVARRLPMDDEVLRPLAEAYTRLGDYGSGLGVDRQLARLCPEDPLVWYNLACSHALLGAVDEAVAALGRAVEIGYDDYDWMKQDRHLDPLRDDPRFQSLLEWVYAYGDDEEESYEEF; encoded by the coding sequence ATGAATAAAGACGAAAAGGCCCGACACGACGATCAGGTCGAATGCGCCTTTCTCGAAGCCGTCGCCCGGCGGCTTCCCATGGACGATGAGGTGCTCCGTCCGCTGGCCGAAGCCTATACCCGGCTGGGAGACTACGGGTCCGGGCTCGGCGTGGACCGGCAACTGGCCCGTCTCTGCCCCGAAGATCCGCTCGTCTGGTATAACCTGGCCTGCAGCCATGCGCTGCTCGGCGCGGTCGACGAGGCCGTGGCCGCACTCGGACGGGCGGTGGAAATCGGCTACGACGACTACGACTGGATGAAACAGGACCGGCACCTCGATCCGCTGCGCGACGACCCGCGCTTTCAGTCGCTGCTCGAATGGGTGTACGCCTACGGCGACGACGAAGAGGAGTCGTACGAGGAGTTCTAG